A portion of the Streptomyces platensis genome contains these proteins:
- the murQ gene encoding N-acetylmuramic acid 6-phosphate etherase, giving the protein MTSTADHDHLRAQLDTLTTEAYRPELAEIDRRPTLDIARTMNDEDATVPAAVARRLPEIAAAIDATAARMARGGRLIYAGAGTAGRLGVLDASECPPTFNTDPSEVLGLIAGGPSAMVTAVEGAEDSKKFAIEDLSAIGLTDLDTVVGISASGRTPYAIGAVEHARALGALTIGLSCNADSALASAAEHGIEVVVGPELLTGSTRLKAGTAQKLVLNMLSTITMIRLGKTYGNLMVDVRASNEKLRARSRRIVALATGASDQEIETALRSTDGEVKNAILTLLGGVDAPTAAHLLDAADGHLRAALQAAKDH; this is encoded by the coding sequence ATGACCTCCACCGCCGACCACGACCATCTGCGCGCCCAGTTGGACACCCTCACCACCGAGGCGTACCGGCCCGAGCTCGCCGAGATCGACCGCCGCCCCACCCTGGACATCGCCCGCACGATGAACGACGAGGACGCCACCGTCCCCGCCGCCGTCGCCCGGCGGCTCCCGGAGATCGCCGCCGCCATCGACGCCACCGCCGCCCGGATGGCCCGCGGCGGCCGGTTGATCTACGCCGGCGCCGGCACGGCCGGCCGTCTCGGGGTGCTGGACGCCAGTGAGTGCCCGCCGACCTTCAACACCGACCCGTCCGAGGTGCTCGGGCTGATCGCGGGCGGCCCGTCCGCGATGGTCACCGCCGTCGAGGGCGCCGAGGACAGCAAGAAGTTCGCGATCGAGGATCTGAGCGCGATCGGCCTGACCGACCTGGACACCGTCGTCGGCATCTCGGCCTCCGGCCGTACGCCCTATGCGATCGGGGCCGTCGAGCATGCCCGCGCCCTGGGCGCGCTGACCATCGGCCTGTCCTGCAACGCCGATTCGGCGCTGGCCTCGGCCGCCGAGCACGGCATCGAGGTCGTGGTCGGCCCCGAGCTGCTGACCGGCTCCACCCGGCTCAAGGCGGGCACCGCCCAGAAGCTGGTGCTCAATATGCTCTCGACCATCACCATGATCCGGCTGGGCAAGACCTACGGGAATCTGATGGTCGACGTCCGCGCCTCCAACGAGAAGCTGCGGGCCCGCTCGCGCCGTATCGTCGCGCTCGCCACCGGCGCTTCCGACCAGGAGATCGAGACCGCGCTCCGCAGCACAGACGGCGAGGTGAAGAACGCCATCCTCACCCTCCTCGGCGGAGTCGACGCCCCCACCGCCGCCCACCTCCTCGACGCCGCCGACGGCCACCTCCGCGCCGCACTCCAGGCCGCCAAGGACCACTGA
- a CDS encoding MurR/RpiR family transcriptional regulator, whose product MSSSVKETFKDVPVETRPAPAPPVPAALAAKVRTLAPTMTRSMQRVAETVASDPAGCAALTVTGLAERTGTSEATVVRTSRLLGYPGYRDLRLALAALAAQQAAGGAPAVTADIAVDDSLVDVVAKLAQEEQQCLADTAAALDVTQLEAAVAALAGARRIDVYGIGASNLVGQDLVQKLLRIGLIAHAHADPHLAVTNAVQMRTGDVAIAITHSGRTTDVIEPLRVAFDHGATTIAITGRPDGDIASYADHILTTSTARESELRPAAMSSRTSQLLVVDCLFIGVAQRTYETAAPALSASYEALAHRHSPRNNQR is encoded by the coding sequence GTGAGCAGTAGCGTGAAGGAAACTTTCAAGGACGTGCCCGTCGAGACCCGACCGGCCCCGGCCCCACCCGTCCCCGCGGCGCTGGCCGCCAAGGTCCGCACCCTCGCGCCGACGATGACCCGCTCCATGCAGCGGGTCGCCGAGACCGTCGCGAGCGACCCGGCCGGCTGCGCCGCCCTCACCGTCACCGGCCTCGCGGAGCGCACGGGCACCAGCGAGGCCACCGTCGTGCGGACCTCCCGGCTGCTCGGCTACCCGGGCTATCGCGATCTGCGCCTCGCGCTCGCGGCGCTCGCCGCGCAGCAGGCGGCCGGCGGCGCGCCCGCGGTGACCGCGGACATAGCGGTCGATGATTCCCTCGTCGATGTCGTCGCGAAGCTGGCGCAGGAAGAGCAGCAGTGCCTGGCCGACACGGCCGCCGCGCTGGACGTCACCCAGCTCGAAGCCGCCGTCGCCGCGCTCGCCGGTGCCCGCCGTATCGATGTGTACGGCATAGGGGCCTCCAACCTCGTCGGCCAGGACCTCGTCCAGAAGCTGCTGCGCATCGGCCTGATCGCGCATGCGCACGCGGACCCGCATCTGGCCGTGACGAACGCCGTGCAGATGCGCACCGGCGATGTCGCCATCGCCATCACGCACTCCGGACGGACCACCGATGTCATAGAGCCCCTGCGGGTGGCCTTCGACCACGGCGCGACGACGATCGCCATCACCGGCCGCCCGGACGGCGACATCGCCTCCTACGCCGACCACATCCTGACCACGTCCACGGCCCGCGAGAGCGAGCTGCGCCCGGCCGCGATGTCGTCCCGGACGAGTCAGCTGCTGGTCGTGGACTGCCTGTTCATAGGTGTCGCGCAGCGTACGTACGAGACCGCGGCCCCCGCGCTGTCCGCCTCGTACGAGGCCCTGGCCCACCGCCACTCGCCGCGCAACAACCAGCGCTGA
- a CDS encoding DUF4031 domain-containing protein yields the protein MAIYIDPPTWPGHGRMWSHLVSDHSFDELHAFAARLGAPRRAFERDHYDLPAERYGDAVRAGALEIGSKELVRRLTAAGLRRPKHRPAPRTARRGAS from the coding sequence GTGGCGATCTATATCGATCCGCCCACCTGGCCGGGCCACGGGCGGATGTGGTCGCATCTGGTCAGCGACCACTCCTTCGACGAACTGCACGCCTTCGCGGCGCGGCTCGGCGCGCCCCGGCGGGCGTTCGAACGCGACCACTACGACCTGCCGGCGGAGCGGTACGGCGACGCGGTGCGCGCCGGGGCCCTGGAGATCGGCTCCAAGGAACTGGTGCGCCGGCTGACCGCGGCCGGTCTGCGCCGCCCCAAGCACCGGCCGGCACCCCGTACGGCCCGCCGCGGCGCGTCGTAG
- a CDS encoding pyridoxamine 5'-phosphate oxidase family protein — MSASEGGQPATDLDPNYSSADATATAWPAAVGGMTEAEIFWLTTVRPDGRPHVTPLLAVWSDDALHFCTGPEERKAKNLATNAHCVLTTSTAGGNDLHAGLDVVVEGEAVPVRDEPTLRRLADLYGEKYGSDWHFDVRDGAFYGEGNRAVVFRVEPVTAFGFGRGETYSQTRWTFDGGA; from the coding sequence ATGTCAGCCAGCGAAGGCGGACAACCGGCCACCGACCTCGACCCGAACTACAGCAGCGCGGACGCCACGGCGACCGCCTGGCCCGCGGCCGTCGGCGGAATGACCGAGGCCGAGATCTTCTGGCTCACCACCGTCCGGCCCGACGGCCGCCCGCATGTCACCCCGCTGCTCGCCGTCTGGTCGGACGATGCGCTGCACTTCTGCACCGGCCCCGAGGAACGCAAGGCCAAGAACCTCGCCACCAACGCGCACTGTGTGCTGACGACCTCGACGGCCGGCGGCAACGACCTGCACGCCGGGCTCGATGTGGTCGTCGAGGGCGAGGCGGTGCCGGTGCGCGACGAGCCCACGCTGCGCCGGCTGGCCGATCTGTACGGCGAGAAGTACGGCAGCGACTGGCACTTCGACGTCCGCGACGGCGCGTTCTACGGGGAGGGCAACCGGGCCGTGGTCTTCCGGGTCGAGCCGGTCACGGCCTTCGGGTTCGGCCGGGGCGAGACCTACAGCCAGACGCGGTGGACCTTCGACGGCGGGGCCTGA
- a CDS encoding Cmx/CmrA family chloramphenicol efflux MFS transporter has product MPAHPDRARLPIAVYVLGLSVFALGTSEFMLSGILQPLARDLDVSIPQAGLLVSAFAVGMVVGAPVLAAATLRLPRRTTLIALLAVFGLGQVAGALAPSYGVLFVSRILSALACAGFWAVGAAVAVSLVPVTARARAMAVMVGGLSIANIAGVPAGALLGQHAGWRAAFWAVAGLAAIGLLGVIALVPRTAVPTGEDRPQLRRELTIYKDKQVWLALTATALNGAAVFALFSYLSPLLTDTAGLAESWVPTVLALFGVGALTGTFIGGRIADAHLFGTLFGGIAASTAVLAVLALTAHSPVAAVALSLMLGVTAFTTAPALNARMFNVANAAPTLAGATTTAAFNIGNTLGPWLGGLAIGAGWGYPSVAWTGAALAAGAVVTTAFAFRLHRATNQSRLIASSAAATPTTQVTAAAQPVDSAKATGAAGHR; this is encoded by the coding sequence ATGCCCGCTCATCCCGACCGCGCCCGCCTGCCCATTGCCGTGTACGTCCTCGGCCTGTCCGTCTTTGCGCTCGGTACGTCCGAGTTCATGCTGTCCGGCATCCTCCAGCCACTGGCCCGCGACCTGGATGTCTCCATTCCGCAGGCCGGGCTGCTGGTCTCCGCCTTCGCGGTCGGCATGGTGGTCGGCGCCCCGGTTCTGGCCGCCGCAACGCTGCGGCTCCCACGGCGGACGACACTGATCGCGCTGCTCGCGGTGTTCGGCCTCGGCCAGGTGGCGGGCGCGCTGGCCCCCTCTTACGGCGTGCTGTTCGTCTCGCGCATCCTGAGTGCCCTGGCCTGCGCCGGCTTCTGGGCGGTCGGCGCAGCGGTAGCGGTCTCACTGGTGCCGGTGACCGCGCGGGCCCGCGCGATGGCCGTGATGGTCGGCGGCCTGAGCATCGCCAACATTGCCGGCGTCCCGGCAGGCGCACTGCTCGGCCAGCACGCCGGCTGGCGCGCCGCCTTCTGGGCCGTGGCCGGTCTGGCCGCGATCGGCCTGCTCGGTGTGATCGCGCTGGTGCCGCGGACGGCCGTGCCCACCGGCGAGGACCGCCCGCAGCTGCGCCGTGAGCTGACCATCTACAAGGACAAGCAGGTGTGGCTGGCCCTGACCGCGACGGCCCTGAACGGCGCCGCGGTCTTCGCGCTCTTCTCGTACCTCTCGCCGCTGCTGACCGACACCGCCGGCCTCGCCGAGAGCTGGGTGCCGACGGTGCTCGCCCTCTTCGGCGTCGGCGCGCTGACGGGTACGTTCATCGGCGGCCGGATCGCCGACGCACACCTCTTCGGGACGCTGTTCGGCGGCATCGCCGCGTCCACCGCCGTGCTGGCCGTCCTGGCGCTGACCGCGCACAGCCCGGTCGCCGCCGTCGCGCTCTCCCTGATGCTCGGGGTGACCGCGTTCACCACGGCCCCGGCGCTCAACGCCCGGATGTTCAACGTGGCGAACGCCGCGCCGACGCTGGCCGGCGCGACCACCACCGCCGCGTTCAACATCGGCAACACCCTCGGCCCCTGGCTCGGCGGGCTGGCCATCGGCGCGGGCTGGGGCTACCCGTCCGTGGCCTGGACCGGCGCCGCGCTGGCGGCGGGGGCCGTGGTCACCACGGCCTTCGCGTTCCGGCTGCACCGCGCGACGAACCAGTCCCGGCTGATCGCCTCGTCGGCCGCCGCCACGCCCACTACGCAGGTGACAGCAGCAGCGCAGCCGGTGGATTCCGCCAAGGCAACGGGGGCGGCGGGGCACCGCTGA
- a CDS encoding HD domain-containing protein: protein MNPVPRTADTTDPAPELRQRWADTVTAARGTKNPTAPDPAPYADNLLSRWREPQRRYHTVDHLAAVLLRIDELAEHADDLPTVQLAAWFHDAVYRPDRSENEERSAALAERALPELGIGAARTAEVARLVRLTVTHDPAPDDPDGEVLCDADLAVLAGAPDQYAAYAAAVRDEYAFVPDPDFTAGRSAVLTQLLSLPRLFRTPRGYDLWEHTARRNLATELDLLRGA, encoded by the coding sequence ATGAACCCCGTGCCCCGTACGGCAGACACCACCGACCCGGCGCCGGAGCTGCGGCAGCGCTGGGCCGACACCGTCACCGCGGCCCGCGGCACCAAGAACCCCACGGCCCCCGACCCGGCCCCGTACGCGGACAACCTCCTGTCCCGTTGGCGCGAACCGCAGCGCCGCTACCACACCGTCGACCATCTGGCCGCGGTCCTGCTGCGCATCGACGAACTGGCCGAGCACGCGGATGACTTGCCCACCGTCCAGTTGGCGGCCTGGTTCCACGACGCGGTCTACCGCCCGGACCGCTCCGAGAACGAGGAGCGCAGCGCGGCCCTCGCCGAGCGCGCGCTGCCCGAACTGGGCATCGGCGCGGCCCGCACGGCCGAGGTCGCCCGGCTGGTGCGGCTCACCGTCACCCATGACCCGGCGCCCGACGACCCCGACGGCGAGGTGCTCTGCGACGCGGATCTCGCGGTGCTCGCCGGGGCCCCCGACCAGTACGCCGCCTACGCCGCTGCGGTCCGCGACGAGTACGCCTTCGTTCCCGACCCCGACTTCACGGCCGGGCGTTCCGCCGTTCTGACCCAACTCCTCTCCCTGCCCCGCCTCTTCCGCACCCCGCGCGGGTACGACCTCTGGGAACACACTGCTCGCCGCAACCTCGCTACGGAGCTGGATTTGTTGCGGGGGGCGTAG
- a CDS encoding copper homeostasis protein CutC, translated as MSKRALLEVIALGPQDAVAAEAGGADRLELVTDMAADGLTPPRATFAAIRAAVGLPLRVMLRAADGFAAGDVAALCEEAAALRAEGAEEFVLGFLTPDGRPDLAAVTALAEVIDGCRWTFHRAIDRAADRDALRRELAGAAGAAGLDTYLTAGSAEGVDRGLPTLLAEQARTAAGEPGYAPRILVGGGLGLGHLPALRAAGLDAFHIGGAARPAGWSAPVEAAAVREWREALDLPVAQRV; from the coding sequence ATGAGCAAGCGCGCGCTGCTGGAGGTGATCGCGCTCGGCCCGCAGGACGCGGTCGCCGCCGAGGCCGGCGGGGCCGACCGGCTGGAGCTGGTGACGGACATGGCGGCCGACGGGCTCACCCCGCCGCGGGCCACGTTCGCGGCGATCCGGGCGGCCGTCGGCCTTCCGCTACGGGTGATGCTGCGGGCCGCCGACGGCTTCGCGGCGGGCGACGTGGCGGCGCTGTGCGAGGAGGCCGCGGCGCTGCGGGCGGAGGGTGCCGAGGAGTTCGTCCTCGGATTTCTCACGCCGGACGGGCGGCCGGATCTGGCGGCGGTGACGGCGCTGGCCGAGGTGATCGACGGCTGCCGGTGGACCTTCCACCGGGCCATCGACCGGGCCGCCGACCGGGACGCGCTGCGCAGGGAGCTGGCCGGGGCGGCCGGAGCCGCGGGGCTCGACACCTATCTGACGGCCGGGTCCGCGGAGGGCGTCGACCGGGGGCTGCCGACGCTGCTGGCCGAGCAGGCGCGTACGGCGGCGGGCGAGCCCGGCTACGCGCCGCGGATCCTGGTGGGCGGCGGACTCGGGCTCGGCCATCTGCCGGCGTTGCGGGCGGCCGGTCTCGACGCGTTCCACATCGGGGGCGCCGCCCGCCCCGCCGGCTGGTCGGCCCCGGTGGAGGCGGCGGCGGTACGGGAGTGGCGCGAGGCACTGGATCTGCCCGTCGCCCAGCGCGTCTGA